The DNA sequence GATGCGTTGCGATTTAACACGCTGTAACTTCACAGCCCTTGCCCATGTGGAGGTTTTACAGCTGTATATGGTACacttataaagtttatattatatgttgcaAGGATTTTATGTGCCTGAAAGTTTGGACTTGTTCCATCGCTGCTGATCAAACAgtgatattaagtttttttgggACTATCATAAAAGtggaataatgttttttgtttcaggCACTCCTATCAATAGACTGCCGATCATGGCCAAGTCTGTTCTTGATCTCTACGAGCTGTACAACTTGGTGATCGCTCGCGGCGGTCTCGTGGAGGTCATCAACAAGAAGCTCTGGCAAGAGATCATCAAGGGTCTGCGACTTCCATCGTCCATCACCTCAGCCGCCTTCACTTTACGCACACAGTGAGTTAAAGATCTTTTTAAGCTACCAAGCCCAAAAAATTCTCAATTTTTTGGGCTTGGTAGCAAAAATTCTCAATTTTTTGGGCTTGGTAGTCGTCATATGATACATGTTTCTTAGATTTCTCTGCACTATTTCATATCAAAGTGTTTTGTCGACGTGTGGTCCTTCAGGAGCCCCACCGTTTCGGACACACCGTCATTATAACCGAGCGTCTCTCACGACCGCTAGACAAAGCTCCCCTCACAATAGACTACGTGAGCGGCTGTCGCGACAATATGACatcttcataattaataactcCTTAGTTCATCTCAACCGATATAATTTCTCATTTATCTCGAGTTCCTTCACCTCGCCTTTTGTCGGTCAGCATAAAggtgttattataattcagaCTGTGCACCGTTACGCACGACACGGATTTTGAACGCAACCTATGATGATTACTAATTACCCCGTTCTTCATTTAAGCTGATTCAAATGCGTTGACGTTTTTACATCacaatgtatttatagttCGTCTGAATGTTGGATCCTGTGTCGTGAACAGCACAAAGCTGTACCATCGCCGCTAAGGGTTAGCGTATTAATGACTtgttaaattagtttaagGCGAACGATGTTCCGCATTTCGTGACGTCGAAACAGACGTTAATTGACGATTGTCGTATCTTCCCACTTCTCGGGCGGTAGCGTgccaaaatatttacacaactATTCGCGGTGATACTTGGAGTTGTTTGATCTAAACTATCCGTTCTAATCTACGGGACGGTCATTAAAATTCACAATTCGGTTATAGCGTTAATGATGATCCGTCATTCGGTTCTTTCATTCCAGCTCGTGAAAAGGTAGCCGACTTTTTATGAGGTCGAGCGTTGTCCGTCTCATTGTGTGCGACATTAAATATACGAACGTTTCGTATGAGTTATGGTCCCGAATGGTTGACAAAGTACTTATAAAAATCGACTCCACATATAATGGGATTAAGAATGTGCGATGATTGAGTTCCTTCATGATTTATTGGTGTAGTATTTCGGTGTCACTAAAtaggtacattaaaataactatgacTTACATCACTCGCTTTAGAAGATATCCTTATGATGGAACAATTATacgtaatatttcatttgttatatttattggttGTGAGTAATGGCCTGAGGGTATTATGCAAATGTATAAACGTGAGAATGCTCGAGATGATCACGTTCTTGAATGTCAATGTTAAAGAATTTTGAAtagaataacaattttattccaGGTATATGAAGTATCTGTATGATTATGAGTGCGAGAAAAAGAATCTGTCAACACGGAGCGAGTTGGACGCAGCTATAGAAGGCAACAAGAGAGAGGGACGCCGCGCCTCGGGACAGTACGATGCCCAGGCAGCTTTAGCTATGGTGAACATTATTTGTCAATATCTAAAGCACTTTACATCGATgcttaattacataatttaccactgttcatataaaattttctcaataccatgatatttacaaattgCTCCAAATATTCCTTTATCAATACGATCTCTTGAATGTCCATGATACAGAGGACCAGAACCTTATGTATTCTTTTTGTTGCTACTCACATGACGAACCGATCAGCTTTGTCTAATATTGATAATACTTTTCCAGCCTCCTCTCAATAGAGTTCCAGCATCTTTAGCCCAGTTGTCTCAGCACATGCAGCCGTTGTCTCTGTCTCTCGGCGGCGGGGTCGCGGGGGTCCCCCGGCTGCCGCCTCTCCCCCCTCACGCCCCCCACATATCGCAGCACGACATAGAGTACCGCGTGAGAGAGTACATGAAGATGATACAACAACAGCGCGAGCTGATCAGGAACGGTATGTACTGTTAGTTATCGCAATTTAGATttcgtttaataatataagtattataaaacgttaatatataatttgaattaattaaaaatattcaggtcgtaataaaacttttgtgcAAGGTGTAAATCTTGgaccatttttattaaaagtcctCGTAAGTGTTATATTTCTAGTTAAGAACTTTCTGAACGCCGCTACACACTCTTACTCTCCTCGAGTATCGGGTGAAGTCATATATAAAGTTGTATGCCCGACAATCTGTACTATTAACGTGTCATGTCCTGCAGGGTCGGAGTCCCCCCCGGGCGCTCCGATGGTGTCTCCTCGTGACGCGGCCCTGTCCGCTATCGACGTGTCCCGCCTCACTCTGTGGTCGCtctacaacaacaacaacaacagccCGCAACCGGAGATAGAACCACAGCGGTAAACAcaacttacatacatatatccgTACATTGGTTTCCTTGGACAAGTCATACGCTGCTAGTACTACCGGGCTACTCACACGGTGGCTTCGTTTGTTTTCTTATCAAATGTATCAGTTTAGTGACGTCAGCTGTGATTTTCATTCGTAAAGCGGATCTATCAGACGACATCAAGAACGGTgatctatatatatagtgacATACCTAAACCCTGTTTGCGAACTGATAACAATACAAACCTTTCGTCCACAGCGAGGCGTTGAATCTCAGCGAGAGTCCCACCGGCATAAGTATCAAGCGCGAGGCCTGCCGCAGCCCCCCTCCCCCCGCCAAGCGCCGCACCCCGCGGCCCCCCTCCCGCAGCCCCCCGCCCGCCGCGGCCTCCACCACCCCCCAACCCTCACCCACCACCCCGCCGCGGTACAACGCCGTCAACGGAGCCGCCTTCAAGATAACCACCAGAGGTGAGCCACACCAGCAATACGACTACGCATCTCAATTTATACTGGTTGCGGTGACACGATACTAGtgatttgtataatttttgtagGCGACGCGTCCACCGGCGACCAGCAGCTGGTGGTCTCCATCGAGCTGAACGGCGTCACATACGAGGGCGTGCTGTTCCCGTCGCAGAACGGCAGCGGTCAGAACGGCCACCGGCAGATGGTGTCTTAGACGGGGCCGCGTCGCCGCGCCGGCCGATTGGTTCTCTCGGTACTTTTTTCTATATCAGACCAGAGACGCGCATTTTTCGAAGCCATCAGATCAtcatgaaatgttttatatgatatacagGATGTAGAAAAAACACCGATCGAGACGCGAGTCTTTAATCGGCAACCTAACAGGGACGGGCCGTTGGTTTCGCTCCCAACGTCTATGGTGTTACGGTTCTCGCCCCCCCCTGCGCCCCGCGGGAGGGGGGGGGGGCAACAAGTGTCAAATGACAATTATCTTTTGTAAATATAGTTTcggatgttatttataatttcggtgcgtgtatgtttgtttgtttgttagtaattattactttttttttatatatttctttgccgatgtacattattgtaaatagcTCGCTCGAGCACGTATGGTCGCTTGAAGTGTATATTTGGAGGACAGTATTCGTAGTATTTATAGGTAACTGGTTCTCGTGTAattttcagttaaataaataactgtagGAATTCTTTAAACGGATTTCGAAGCGATGTTATCtcgtatacattttttatatttaaattgtgcGGCGAGCTTGAACGATTCGAACCTACACCACTAGCCGGAGCTCTCTGCGCAGTTTAAACTTAGTTatggaagaaaaaatatatctgatatGTACTATAAGATGAGCACACTACTTAGTACATCGTGGTGAGCTTCGTGTAATGTTAAACTTTACGCCATTTCCTTACCGTAGGCCGTAGCTGTGTAGTTAGTGTGAGATTCAGTCGAATAAACGAATGTCTTACTgtctgtattgtttttttattaagactaAGATAAAATACGTCATCCGTCAGCCGCCGTACGGCGCGCGGTCGCTGGATGAGGCACGCTCGTGTTAGTGCAATAATCGATATCAAGTCTCCAATGAATATAATCGCTGTTTGTGTTGAACGTGTAGTGgtctagtataaaatatatgagatgCTTTGTAAATgactgatttttaaaatatttttttttttttaaatattaatttaatgtttataataatttttaaaaagtaatttaatgttaaaattcgTATAGATTCATGATTGTTCTATGCTAAGTAGCGGTAGTAGAGTACATTCCCGTCGATGTACGTTATGTAGAGAATACAACCGGCCTACCATTAAGTAGCGGCCGGAAGGCATTAACGATTTTCGTCttacaccaaaaaaaaaaaaattgatgtattcaaataatatacacgaataaataattattatgacatatgatatcgtattttatttattaccgcctcttaaatacattacattgttttttgtaaatgtttttacggctctggatacgagtccCTTTGACACAACATTACCTTCCATATAGTGTTAcctgtatgaaaaatatggtaatcattatgaaaattttccaAGTTTCTTTAATGTTACCATTAAAGGctatcaattattaattataatgatacattgaaaattaatgcaaatatgaataagaaatttttttatgaacatttaatgagattaaatttttattaatttattttaacatttccaGTAAACTACAAACACACAAAAAGTAtgcgatttaaattaataaaaagttttaaaactttacatGTAATGAAAAGACTGGTTACATTTTTGGACGTatcttttacaattttataatgtatatattatatactcttatattaaaatatgtagtattatttttatttaatatgtaatgtatatatatatatatatatttctcccTCACGCTATGACTTGCGAGTCGTTTTTCCGGCTTCattccttttttaattcaGATATCATAAACCTAGAAAATTTAGGAAGATCTCACGACTTCTTCCATGACAATCTCTTGATACACTCTTTGTTAAGCATATCAGAAATATGTCAGTTGTAAAGTTGTCTATCGGTTGTTGAGACAAATCGAACAacttgtatgtttataaacagTTCTAAAGATCCCATTCTTCCTTACAGTTTCCCAATTTCACTAATCTCCTTCATCCAATCCATAGTTCTCCAAGATTATATTTAGTCAATAGCTTTGAAAGGGTAAACCTTCAGTCCTTCCATTATGTTATTTCTAggtataaaaagaatttcaataaattcaaattccaAATTGAATGTATATGTTGAAACAACATTTAGCGATTGTCccattatttttccttatccCATAGCATTAGAAGCTCTGTTATTGACTGAGTCCTTGAGCTGGCTGCAAGCAAATACATATCGatccaaatataaaattttaattatataatgagatctaagaccctcgcgagtattcatttaaatgaaactaatattttagtgttgctgaaggtattttattatttttaaaaccatcGTGATCGCGGCTGCGGCAACGTAACCGAAAGGTCAGGAgagtgtagttttaaaataataaaacaacgcgTAGTAAACCGACGATATtagttaaaattcaattttaattttaattataattcggGACGTATTAAAGATTGGGCCATTATTTTCTCCTGGGTTTAAAGTCACTCTGGTATCGGTGGCAATGAATCTATGCATTCTTGCGCTAAACAGGTAACTCAAATTAGCAGTTTACCttacaatgaaatttattcacaTGATTTGGAAGGATAAGCTAAAGTGAAACTCCATAGATCTTTTTATTCTCTATGGTTCTCGTCAAAGTAGTGTTGCCCGAAATCGATCTTGGTCTTGTTCTtgcatttttgaatttttgcaAGAACAAGACCAAGACCAGGCGAATTGATGAAAGACCAAGACCAATACTGACTGCAAGATTTAAACAAGAACAAGATAGAGCCTGCAAGACTCTTGCGTCTTGCAGTTAGGAGTGAGGGTCGTTTCAAGGATTAAGTATACGATAGGATTCAGGAGTTCGGGGTATACGCTTAGGGACTCTATGAGAcgcaaaaaatatgattttttttttggaaaattagAATTACGAACATTAGGTACCATAAACAAACGTACATAgcgaataaaaataaccattTAAAGAAAAGAGTGTATCCTTAGTTTTGACCATCGGCATTGTGTGTGATAGTGAGCGGTGCCTTGTGAGCAATATCAAAGGTCGGATACTGAACTCTCATAGAAATTTTGCAGCTATTCGGAAGTACAAGGTCAAGATACACATCCGGCGGCTTCTATTGCATATGCAAACAGTCGTCGCCGCCGCGCCGCACTAACAATATTTGATACTATTCGATTACCACCCCAGAGTACAAGTGTTCCGAAGAATAAAATGAGTTTTCGGTGTTAAGCATAGACACGAATATATTATGCTGATCGGATCTGTGTGGTTTTAAAACACATTACATAAGGTGCTTAAATATGTGGTCacccatttaataaatattgtggaCACTTAATACACTTCAAACATGTaagaattttctataatagtaCTTaatcgaataatataaaaagcgtgCAATAAGGTTTATATACTGTTTAGTAGCgggaatattatattatatgagacaactgttcaaataaataaattcatatattgacTGTTGCATCACAAcatatttttgcaaatattcatttacatgtaaaatacAGTCAAGTACTTTAAAGTACAGTCaacttaatgtattttttgtgtgTAAACCATGTTTTAGTACATTGAAGATTATTAAATGCAAACGTTTTTTAAGAAACAGACTCACTCCGGCGGGACACCGTTGACTTTTggaattttttgattttttgaatttcttatgaaatgtttagacatttattaatttggttgGCTATATTAATTCAAGCTCAAATGTACCTACTCTACTACAAAATGTACCTACAGGCTAATAGGTAATTGCAAGACTTGCAAGACTCTTGCTGCAAGAACAATACCAAGACCAAGACTGGGAGTGCAATATAAAGACCAAGACCAGGTGTATTAATGCAAGACCAAGACCAAGACTGGGAGTGCAATATCAAGACCAAGACCAGGTGTATTAATGCAAGACCAAGACCAAGACTGGCCAAGTCTCGTCTTGTTCTTACATTTGGGCAACACTACGTCAAAGGTTATTATTGAAGGTCGACATTATGGATTTATTAATCATTCCATTGTTCATAAACCTTAAAATTTCTTGTGCATTAAAGATGACTGCTCTGTAACACCTACAATAAGTCGTTGAAGCATCGGCCATAAGTACTGAAGTTCATTTGGAACTTAGGATTAGAGATCACTTGAACTTTTCATatctgttaatttattaacacaacTTATTTCTTACTTTATGTATTACTCTTCCTTATACTATATTTCaacgttgaatattttttctgatcAGTTCATAGCGTGTTTATTAATTcttgtgtaaatttatttaaaccaataatttaaaactttagttttatttaatcatttattttgtactaaGTTGTTGTAATGGTTCGTGGTCGGAAATAAGGGTCGGAATGTTTTCTTCGTCTAGATATTGCCTATAGCTTTTgctgaattaatataaaattttatgtacctaGCATCGAATCCAAGAAGTACTAAGACCTTGGTTTCGTATGATAATTATGGTATTATACTACTTATTACTTacgcaatatatttttgcttcatTCCAcactttatgtttattaacataaaataaaattaaataataatggtaGTCCcctaatatatgaaaattgtaataaaatccgaaGATTCAATACAGCGCTGTAGTAGTAAGAGGAGGAGGAATATTTATCAAGTTCCTCTTACTGCTAAAGCGAAGCTTTGACttcaaaaagtatattttcaataactaGGCCGCAAAGTTAGTGTTCaagttgaaaaataatctaaataaaataacttataggTAACTCCACATGCATTACACCTTCATGTCCAAAGAATTGGAAATACATACAtcatattaattgaaacaggaaaataaattattctgaaTTAGCATGCAGGTCACGAAcaagttttcatttattagctatacttttaaaattaatttaagtgacATCTATATAACAAACATGTAACCATAACGTCACTTGTTTTTGTTTCAGTGCAGAGCCCTCTGTGAAATAGTATCCACACCATGTATAGTCACTTTTATACGTGCTAGCTGAGTTAGAGATCGAATTTGCAGTCAGTAGATGGcgctattttttaatttaatatcaatatatttttttctttaattatgattttcaattttaagaagttataatagtatttattaattgttattaaatagcCAACAGTTACCGACAATTAAACTCTaagcaatataatttaatattgttgcgGAAATCTTAGTCGAGCTTAACCTTGACCTTAATCCATAGacagatttaatatttgttttaatcaaTACGAAGCTCAATTCTCATATAATCTTAAGAACTTTGAAATTGGTGGCATTTAGTGATATAGCGTTAACTGTTATATGAATGAAGTACTTTGACACAATATCATAATTAGTAAGTTCGTCACGTGTGTGTTGTGTGAAAGGTGCTCTTAGAgaataataatgacattttCACCTGAACTGCACTTTCAGTTGCGTTGTCATTAGGTTCGTAGAATATCAatgtatttctattaatattaatgtatttttagccAATCGTTCGtctcaaacatttatttttacttttccgttttatagctataaataagtttcgattttacgagtacatataattaattattatatttagtttaatattataatgtggtTTGAACGAGTAGTTAAATGCATAAATCTACGAAAAggcaaaaatacataaattaacattcagaaaatggaataattttcaataattctttttaataattacatcaaCTAACAAACCATCTTACAGTATACGTGAGAACACTCAACATTAAGTTCAGTTTTAAATCTCGTATTTGAAATATCTAGATATGTCTTATCCTGTACTCTTAAATTCACAGTCACACGGAGcgttaaaattttctcattcaaaaatttgaattattaattgaatagttatatttattataactcatCTTTTGTTTCagtaataagttaataaaatgtttcataattttgtatgtgtatatattttttataattaattacttccaTGTCtagtattaaaacattatactgACGAGAACACTTTAGGTATAAGtctgtcatatatatttcatttctaaGTCACCATtacatgtgtttttttatctcattttaaccccattatattgaaataattttatatgaaaaaaaaaatcaatagcaTTAAATTAGCAACATCTTTTCATCATACTTTTTAGatgacaaaaatttataatacaaaaaagtattcaatTGGCAAAGAGAACaacttttattcttaaaacattttcacacTTAATACTTTATGCTCTACAAAAGTAAAtactctttatattaaattcttacgtcgtttttaaaataaatgaaaaaaaagttgttaaaaaaattattataataaatatataacaataaataatgttattaattattatgttatgaaaTGTTGgcggtggcctggaggttaaaggcccgcctctcatacgtgagggcgcagGTTCGAAGGTActtggcaagtaccaatgtgatcttttgcgagtcatatgtactttctaagagtatttagacaccactgactaGAACAGGGTACAGcaagccttggggtctaaatagccccAAAAAAGTGCTGGTACAGAGGCAAGCGGAAACCGCTGCAACTATGTTCCCATGAAAGTACTCATGTATACGGttcactgatacgtgatgaccgTGACGAGTCTTTTAAAGACTTTTGCTACCATGATGATCATGAAATATatcatgatataatattattaatgtaacctTTACGGGacagaaagaaaatattaacatatacacatacaaatatcttatattaacAATCGTCATTGGATGAACATTTATCcggatatatttaaataccaaCCTTAAAATACTGACGTAGTCTGGGCTAAAATTAAGATGACTTACATACGAAACATATTGATACTGAAAGCAGATCaaagaagaaaattatttatatataacaatcataattatgtattattgttACTATTTAAATCCCTATATAGCTTTTACATCAAGATAAAATGGACGAGAATATTGCAAAAGGTCTATTAACACTCTATACTGGTAGCAGTTAATGAATAGaggaaaaataatgtattggtTTTACTTCACAAGGTCTATTTTTGTCCAACTGAAAGGAATAAGTGTACCAGGAACACTCGAAGCTCTATGGCAGACTTTTTGATGTAAAGCTTAGTATAATAACGAAGGTGGGAAGgtcttgattttaaatttaactgcaGCTCAAAGGAGGAGCAACTTTAACGaggaacatttttatattagtttcagtCTActtcttttagttttttatgtgtgcattgaattatattatgaatcaGTTTCATTGAGTGTGTCAAAGGGCGtgcttgtattttaaaaaggacATTTGATATTAACGCTTTTACGGCCCTAACAAAAGAACCTCCAAGTTCTGACCAAGAGAATTAAGCAGGTTGTTTAAAATCTACCCGTTTGGCAAATGTAAAGTCAAAACAATGGGGACAGTTCTGAATACAAAGAAAACGCCTCACACATTACCGAAACTATAGCTAATGTGCCATAACCAGCATCTGGTTTAAGGTAgttgtaaaaaactacttttCATCCTCGCAGGTGCGACAGGTGTAATTGTATTTCTCCCGTGGTCTTCCCTGGAAATTATTATCGATATTTCCTAAAGACAAGTGTAGACAACATCCAGTGTTGAGGATGTCCCAGATGTTGGTGACTTCACATAGTGTGGAGTACTTCTATTTTATCTCTTGAAGCACACAAAGAATACGTCACTGTACTTAAAGTGCACACTGAATAACAATCTACTTTTAGCTGTCATAATTTGTCCGTCTTATTTTAAGGGATGTgtgaacaaatattatttgtcacacgtattttaatttaatataaactgaaAAACTTTATGTCAAAAGATGATTAAATCTTCTGAGAATTTTTGCAAATTATTATCATCTGTTTCCATTCAAATCATCATATGACCTCTCTTGTCCTGGGTGAGGCAAGAGGAAGTGTCggactcttactgactaaaaactTCCCTACCTTCTCCTGCTCCGAGCCAGGCCGCGGCACATCATTGCGTTTGCACCCGCAACCcgatcgtgaggaaacctggacttataatttcaatatataagtttaagatcgccaatccgccttgagcaggcgtggtgattaatgctcttaaCTTTCTCTGATCGCCAAGACTTTTGCTCCGCAATGGGAACCGATAgggtgatgatgatgaatattcactattatagtattaacttaGGCTATTGATTGAAATACGGCAAACGCTTCGTATCTAATGTGACGCAAACTTGTGATGAGTgcgttgtataatattattgttcataGTTACTTGGACTGATTACAGAGAAAtagttatgaattaaaattttcattatatttcaaattttttttaattattttttatgagaaacgTATGAAGCATATTTTTcagacatattatttatatttttattcaataatgtaTGCACGGtcttaagataattttaattgatccCTCCAAACTAAATGATGGGCTTTTAAAGTAATGACCGATACGCTTACACTTTAATGTATTAGAGTAATTGACAGTTTTATATGAGAACCATAAAGATTGACAAAAGATAACATAATTAGCATAGTCGTAACAGAAAAGAAATTACGCattgaatttgaaatgttCAAATACTTTCTTTAATGACGTCACCAGtagtttcttttataaaaaatatatgaaaagaattGTATAAAGAATAGATTTAAACTGAAAAGTTATTGACTAATGACAAAGTacgaaaaatcttttatataagaacGATTTGAAAAAAGCTTCTCAAAAACACAGAAAaagaataaacataaaatatgaagGTAGCTGTGAATTAATTGATTCGCTATAAATCAATAAgacaactatatataaaaaagcagATACGTCGGCCTTTTTGATGTTGATATAACACACGTACTTAACAGTTCATTAGCAAAATATAtcctgtaatttttaaattcacaatTGTATTGTATCGTCTCGCAGAAATcgataatgaaaatgtattcaaCTTACTCATTTTGCTCGACGAGGCCGACTGGCGTCCTCTTTAATGTATGCAATTTACGTTTTAACAATTGAAAGCATGTGTTCTGTGGATGATAGGCGATTTTAACCCAAACAGCTATCGGAACAAggtttattaatgaaaaaaataactcacgaatatgtaat is a window from the Danaus plexippus chromosome 16 unlocalized genomic scaffold, MEX_DaPlex mxdp_31, whole genome shotgun sequence genome containing:
- the LOC116772011 gene encoding protein dead ringer isoform X2, with translation MADADRDSDLGDDSPMGRILMATVCGLTDGVSIKRSMSARSEGDSSGEQSCESSDEGVGRDAPHQQIHQPLHHNLTHTINQQHQINHHQRNSPRPMERELKVRDDFESLKTSLHPHLSSLASLAQGTPLTTAGSVFALAGGDQGSFRPGNFPYAPPAFLAPAPPPPAQPVGSASSSSSEGSAAGWSFEEQYKQVRQLYEISDDPQRKEFLDDLFSFMQKRGTPINRLPIMAKSVLDLYELYNLVIARGGLVEVINKKLWQEIIKGLRLPSSITSAAFTLRTQYMKYLYDYECEKKNLSTRSELDAAIEGNKREGRRASGQYDAQAALAMPPLNRVPASLAQLSQHMQPLSLSLGGGVAGVPRLPPLPPHAPHISQHDIEYRVREYMKMIQQQRELIRNGSESPPGAPMVSPRDAALSAIDVSRLTLWSLYNNNNNSPQPEIEPQREALNLSESPTGISIKREACRSPPPPAKRRTPRPPSRSPPPAAASTTPQPSPTTPPRYNAVNGAAFKITTRGDASTGDQQLVVSIELNGVTYEGVLFPSQNGSGQNGHRQMVS
- the LOC116772011 gene encoding protein dead ringer isoform X4; the encoded protein is MADADRDSDLGDDSPMVRDDFESLKTSLHPHLSSLASLAQGTPLTTAGSVFALAGGDQGSFRPGNFPYAPPAFLAPAPPPPAQPVGSASSSSSEGSAAGWSFEEQYKQVRQLYEISDDPQRKEFLDDLFSFMQKRGTPINRLPIMAKSVLDLYELYNLVIARGGLVEVINKKLWQEIIKGLRLPSSITSAAFTLRTQYMKYLYDYECEKKNLSTRSELDAAIEGNKREGRRASGQYDAQAALAMPPLNRVPASLAQLSQHMQPLSLSLGGGVAGVPRLPPLPPHAPHISQHDIEYRVREYMKMIQQQRELIRNGMYWSESPPGAPMVSPRDAALSAIDVSRLTLWSLYNNNNNSPQPEIEPQREALNLSESPTGISIKREACRSPPPPAKRRTPRPPSRSPPPAAASTTPQPSPTTPPRYNAVNGAAFKITTRGDASTGDQQLVVSIELNGVTYEGVLFPSQNGSGQNGHRQMVS
- the LOC116772011 gene encoding protein dead ringer isoform X1; this translates as MADADRDSDLGDDSPMGRILMATVCGLTDGVSIKRSMSARSEGDSSGEQSCESSDEGVGRDAPHQQIHQPLHHNLTHTINQQHQINHHQRNSPRPMERELKVRDDFESLKTSLHPHLSSLASLAQGTPLTTAGSVFALAGGDQGSFRPGNFPYAPPAFLAPAPPPPAQPVGSASSSSSEGSAAGWSFEEQYKQVRQLYEISDDPQRKEFLDDLFSFMQKRGTPINRLPIMAKSVLDLYELYNLVIARGGLVEVINKKLWQEIIKGLRLPSSITSAAFTLRTQYMKYLYDYECEKKNLSTRSELDAAIEGNKREGRRASGQYDAQAALAMPPLNRVPASLAQLSQHMQPLSLSLGGGVAGVPRLPPLPPHAPHISQHDIEYRVREYMKMIQQQRELIRNGMYWSESPPGAPMVSPRDAALSAIDVSRLTLWSLYNNNNNSPQPEIEPQREALNLSESPTGISIKREACRSPPPPAKRRTPRPPSRSPPPAAASTTPQPSPTTPPRYNAVNGAAFKITTRGDASTGDQQLVVSIELNGVTYEGVLFPSQNGSGQNGHRQMVS
- the LOC116772011 gene encoding protein dead ringer isoform X3, whose amino-acid sequence is MADADRDSDLGDDSPMSARSEGDSSGEQSCESSDEGVGRDAPHQQIHQPLHHNLTHTINQQHQINHHQRNSPRPMERELKVRDDFESLKTSLHPHLSSLASLAQGTPLTTAGSVFALAGGDQGSFRPGNFPYAPPAFLAPAPPPPAQPVGSASSSSSEGSAAGWSFEEQYKQVRQLYEISDDPQRKEFLDDLFSFMQKRGTPINRLPIMAKSVLDLYELYNLVIARGGLVEVINKKLWQEIIKGLRLPSSITSAAFTLRTQYMKYLYDYECEKKNLSTRSELDAAIEGNKREGRRASGQYDAQAALAMPPLNRVPASLAQLSQHMQPLSLSLGGGVAGVPRLPPLPPHAPHISQHDIEYRVREYMKMIQQQRELIRNGMYWSESPPGAPMVSPRDAALSAIDVSRLTLWSLYNNNNNSPQPEIEPQREALNLSESPTGISIKREACRSPPPPAKRRTPRPPSRSPPPAAASTTPQPSPTTPPRYNAVNGAAFKITTRGDASTGDQQLVVSIELNGVTYEGVLFPSQNGSGQNGHRQMVS